A window of the Bacillota bacterium genome harbors these coding sequences:
- a CDS encoding nucleotidyltransferase domain-containing protein has translation MADPEFEPYVRAWQERARREKAARQRAVQEALAEACRIADMLVSEFGAGEVWLFGSLARAVKGSEAFHEHSDIDLAVDRIPGVRYFAAVSEALGVASRSVQIVELASCRPALASLIRKEGIRLRGSTGADVADPC, from the coding sequence CCCTGAATTCGAGCCGTACGTTAGGGCATGGCAGGAACGGGCCCGGCGTGAGAAAGCGGCCAGGCAGCGGGCAGTGCAGGAAGCCCTTGCTGAGGCCTGCCGCATCGCCGACATGCTGGTCTCGGAGTTCGGGGCCGGTGAAGTGTGGCTTTTCGGTTCGCTGGCGCGAGCCGTGAAGGGGAGCGAAGCGTTCCATGAACACTCTGACATCGATTTGGCCGTGGATCGAATACCGGGAGTACGGTATTTCGCCGCGGTGAGCGAGGCACTGGGGGTTGCGTCGCGTTCGGTCCAAATCGTGGAGCTGGCGTCCTGCCGTCCAGCCCTTGCCAGCCTGATCCGGAAGGAGGGGATACGGCTCCGTGGGTCAACGGGAGCAGACGTTGCGGATCCTTGCTGA